The DNA segment tttctaactaAAACAACTTTATTTCTTCTTATAACACCACCCTCTATCCTATCAAATTaataaatgaaatgaaagttccaaGTATTTTGCCGTGATATTGACTCTttcatattatttaaaatttttcctacatagaAACTATTATATAGGATCTGATTTTTCTATAATTCCCCTCCAAGACTCAAGAATTTATAAGGGAAATCCAAGCAAACCCCCAAAGACTAGACAAGACACAACCACCTATTCGAGTCTGCAGACCACGTTTGCCAAAGCTTCTTGCATCTGTTCAGCAGCGAAGACTATTTGCTTAACTTCTCGACGATCTATCTAATGATTGCTGAAAAGTCCATAGTTTGTTCCATTGCTCTCATTACTTAGTGCACCCAGTTCACATCCATGCAGGATTCACCCTTCatattttcagagaaatcctaccTATTAGTGAGTTGttcaatatattattattattttccgttATGCACATGAAGTGacactttgttattattttttagaccccttttgctatttttttttttttttaagttaaagtTTTTCTGAAACGTTTTGCTTCAAAACATCTCTATTGTTCAATCAGTTAtcacttttcattttcttttgtagGCGAGAGTAATGTAAAGGCCTGGACAATATCTATACCTTTTTCTAGATGTCTTATATTAAAGTCATAAGTGATAACCCTTTTCTAGTATAAATATAacgttaataaaaaataaaaatttttagttgTCTCATGTCAAAGTCATAAGTGATGAAACATAACATGAAATATCTGTACATCtacattacaaaaaaaaaaaaaaagtttatattCAAGTTATTCAACTTACACTTTCCAAGTTTAAAATGTTGCCTATTTTTGTATATTTGCTTTCTTTTCAATTTTGGTTGAATTTCTTCAGTATTGGTAGGTCGAGTATCAATTTTTCACCAGTCAATTGATTGATGAAATATTTTGTTTTGAGTTTTATTATATTGATAAAGCTGACTGTTTAAATTGGTAATATATTCCATGCAGGTGGGAGAAGAGGTGCTTGCTCTAGGTAAGATTGCATGTCCAATAATTTTGACCACCATACTCATATACTCAAGGTCTGTAATATCAATGCTCTTCTTGAGTCGTATGGGGAAAATAGAGCTTGCAGGAGGCTCATTGGCACTTGGGTTTGCAAATATCACAGGCCTATCGGTAATGAAAGGCCTGGCCATGGGAATGGATCCAATCTGTGGGCAAGCCTATGGGGCAAAGAGATGGTCAGTCATCAGCCAAACATATCTTAGAACTCTCTGTCTCCTTTTACTTGTCGCCATACCCATTAGCTTGTTATGGCTGAACGTAGAACCAATCTTTCTACGCTTAGGTCAGGATCCAGATATCACAAATGTAGCCAAAGTTTACATGGTATTCTGCATTCCTGAATTAATAGCTCAAGCTGTGCTTCATCCAATGAGATCCTTTCTCAGAACTCAAGGCTTAACTACTCCTCTTACCATATCTGCTGTGGGTGCAGTTATCCTCCACACCCCAATCAACTACTTTTTTGCAATATATTTGAATCTAGGGGTGAAAGGAGTTGCATTGGCCATTGCTTGTAATACCATAAACATGAACATAGGCTTGCTAATTTATGTAGCTGTATCCAAAAAGCCGCTGAAACCTTGGCATGGAATTACAGCAGCCTCCATGTTGCAAGGCTGGAAGCCATTGTTATCTCTATCTTTGCCTAGCGTCATCTCTGTATGCTTGGAGTGGTGGTGGTACGAGATAATGCTGTTTCTTTGTGGTTTGCTCAGCAATCCAAAGGCTAGTGTTGCAGCTACAGGCATCCTTATACAGACAGCTGGTCTAATCTACTCATTTCCATTTTCCCTAAGTTGCAGCTTAAGCACACGAGTAGGTCACGCACTGGGCGCTGGACAACCAGCTCGTGCCCAATGGACAGCCATAATTGGGATCATCCTGGGATTTGCATGCGGACTCACGGCCGCTGTTTTCACTGCAGTCTTTAGCTCAGCATGGGGAAAAATGTACACAGATGAGCCACAGATTCTTGACTTGATATCAACTGGACTACCACTACTGGGGTTATGTGAAATTGGCAACTCTCCCCAAACAGCTGCTTGCGGAGTCTTAACAGGCACCGCACGTCCTAAAGATGGTGCTCGCATAAATTTGTATGCCTTTTACCTTGTTGGATTACCAGTTGCAATTCTCCTAACTTTCAAACTCAAAATGGGATTTCGGGGATTATGGTTTGGG comes from the Hevea brasiliensis isolate MT/VB/25A 57/8 chromosome 5, ASM3005281v1, whole genome shotgun sequence genome and includes:
- the LOC110670148 gene encoding protein DETOXIFICATION 53-like, which codes for MQVGEEVLALGKIACPIILTTILIYSRSVISMLFLSRMGKIELAGGSLALGFANITGLSVMKGLAMGMDPICGQAYGAKRWSVISQTYLRTLCLLLLVAIPISLLWLNVEPIFLRLGQDPDITNVAKVYMVFCIPELIAQAVLHPMRSFLRTQGLTTPLTISAVGAVILHTPINYFFAIYLNLGVKGVALAIACNTINMNIGLLIYVAVSKKPLKPWHGITAASMLQGWKPLLSLSLPSVISVCLEWWWYEIMLFLCGLLSNPKASVAATGILIQTAGLIYSFPFSLSCSLSTRVGHALGAGQPARAQWTAIIGIILGFACGLTAAVFTAVFSSAWGKMYTDEPQILDLISTGLPLLGLCEIGNSPQTAACGVLTGTARPKDGARINLYAFYLVGLPVAILLTFKLKMGFRGLWFGLLAAQISCVSMMLYTVFRTDWKHQAKRADELTSAAGERDDLENGVLMTNQ